One Prunus dulcis chromosome 8, ALMONDv2, whole genome shotgun sequence DNA window includes the following coding sequences:
- the LOC117638001 gene encoding major allergen Pru ar 1-like gives MAAISLSQEFASPVAAARLFKALILDSHNLIPKLMPQAIKSIEIIHGDGGEGSIKQINFAEGTRYKYMKNRIDILDVENLVCKYTLIEGDVLEDKIKSIAYEVRFEASPNGGCTCKMMSEYQAAGDFEINEEEIRGGKERAMGMYKVVEAYLFESPGAYE, from the exons ATGGCGGCCATCAGTTTAAGCCAGGAATTTGCTAGTCCAGTAGCAGCGGCCAGGTTGTTCAAGGCCTTGATCCTAGACTCCCACAACCTCATCCCCAAGCTCATGCCTCAGGCCATTAAGAGCATCGAAATCATCCACGGCGATGGAGGCGAAGGAAGCATCAAGCAGATCAATTTTGCTGAGG GTACTCGTTACAAGTACATGAAGAACAGAATAGACATCCTGGACGTCGAGAATTTGGTATGCAAGTACACACTGATTGAAGGAGACGTGTTGGAGGACAAGATTAAGTCTATTGCTTACGAGGTGAGGTTTGAGGCTTCTCCTAATGGTGGTTGTACTTGCAAGATGATGAGTGAGTACCAGGCTGCTGGTGACTTTGAGATCAATGAGGAAGAAATCAGGGGTGGCAAAGAAAGAGCAATGGGCATGTACAAGGTTGTTGAAGCTTACCTCTTCGAAAGTCCTGGTGCCTACGAATAG
- the LOC117636450 gene encoding kinesin-like protein KIN-14I gives MAAGGTLSFSVASMVEDVLQQHGTRVGDLNLESRKAEEAASRRNEAAGWLRKMIGVVVAKDLPAEPSEEEFRLGLRSGIILCNAINKVQTGAVPKVVESPCDSALIPDGAALSAFQYFENVRNFLVAIQEMGLPTFEASDLEQGGKSARVVNTVLALKSYSDWKQTGGNGIWKFGGNIKPTTSAKSFVRKNSEPFTNSLSRTSSMNEKSLSAQASDLDSNKMSSSRSFSMLVRALLLDKKPEEVPVMVESVLSKLVEEFEQRIASQYELTKTTLKDAAVSHSKKPSMKFASGDKMMEDKNSFDKSYISEEESKVRLLKQKMIFDRQQRDVQELKQTLHTTKSGIQFMKMKFHEEFNNIGLHIHSLAHAASGYHRVLEENRKLYNQVQDLKGSIRVYCRVRPFLSGLSNYMSTVDHIEDGNITINIPSRHGKGRRSFNFNKVFGPSATQADVFSDMHPLIRSVLDGYNVCIFAYGQTGSGKTYTMTGPRELIEKSQGVNYRALGDLFLIADQRKDTFKYDVSVQMIEIYNEQVRDLLVTDGTNKRLEIRNSSQTGLSVPDANLIRVSSTSDVIDLMNLGQRNRVVGATALNDRSSRSHSCLTVHVQGRDLTSGAILRGCMHLVDLAGSERVDKSEVTGDRLKEAQHINKSLSALGDVIASLAQKNSHVPYRNSKLTQLLQDSLGGQAKTLMFVHISPEPDAVSETISTLKFAERVATVELGAARVNKDSTDVKALKEQIAGLKAALARKEEEDEHNKRPASGGSDKYRTKASELSPFHSKHQGTDMLGNQIGCRQPMGNVAITESHNNSASRQKRESFDLDELLVNSPPWPPVESPSQNYGEDDKEIGSGEWVDKVMVNKQEAASRAGNRLGCWGADNGNLSDVFYQKYLQDSSKVYPEQSYNMFMGSNGFNVASTDDMDDLDAATSDSSEPDLLWQFNQTKLTNMGNGIGSKTKKSNAKQVKSPDLSKSFNPSSLGPSPSRKPLNGVPHRIARQPAPAEMKRKAGNRK, from the exons ATGGCGGCAGGAGGGACATTGTCATTTTCGGTAGCGTCCATGGTGGAGGATGTGCTTCAACAGCATGGTACTCGCGTCGGagatctcaatttggagtcTAGAAAAGCTGAGGAAGCTG CATCGAGAAGAAATGAGGCTGCTGGGTGGCTTAGGAAGATGATCGGTGTTGTTGTGGCTAAAGATTTGCCTGCTGAGCCTTCCGAGGAAGAGTTTAGGCTTGGATTGAGAAGTGGGATTATCCTCTGCAACGCTATCAATAAGGTTCAAACTGGAGCTGTGCCCAAG GTGGTAGAAAGTCCATGTGATTCAGCTTTGATCCCTGATGGGGCGGCATTGTCTGCATTTCAGTACTTCGAGAATGTGAGAAACTTCCTTGTTGCTATTCAAGAGATGGGGCTTCCCACGTTTGAGGCTTCCGATTTGGAACAA GGAGGGAAATCTGCAAGGGTTGTGAATACAGTTCTGGCACTTAAATCCTACAGTGACTGGAAACAGACTGGGGGTAATGGCATATGGAAATTTGGTGGAAATATAAAACCTACTACGTCAGCCAAGTCTTTTGTAAGAAAAAATTCCGAGCCATTCACGAACTCGTTATCGAGGACCTCCTCAATGAATGAAAAATCTTTGAGTGCTCAGGCCTCTGATCTTGATTCAAATAAAATG TCTAGTTCTCGCTCCTTTAGTATGCTTGTCCGTGCACTTCTATTAGATAAGAAGCCTGAAGAAGTTCCAGTG ATGGTAGAGTCTGTGCTAAGCAAGCTCGTGGAGGAATTTGAGCAACGTATTGCCAGCCAATATGAATTG ACAAAAACAACTCTGAAAGATGCGGCTGTTTCTCACAGCAAAAAGCCTTCAATGAAATTCGCTTCTGGTGACAAAATG ATGGAAGACAAAAACTCGTTCGATAAAAGTTACATCTCTGAAGAGGAATCAAAAGTTCGGCTGCTTAAGCAGAAAATGATCTTTGATCGACAACAGAGAGATGTTCAG GAACTAAAGCAAACTCTCCACACTACAAAATCTGGTATTCAGTTTATGAAAATGAAGTTCCACGAGGAGTTCAACAATATTG GTTTGCATATTCACAGCCTAGCTCATGCTGCGAGTGGGTATCACAGAGTTCTTGAGGAAAACCGAAAGCTTTACAATCAAGTCCAAGACCTCAAAG GAAGTATCAGGGTTTATTGTCGAGTGAGACCTTTCTTATCTGGACTATCAAACTATATGAGCACTGTGGATCACATTGAAGATGGAAATATCACTATTAACATCCCCTCAAGACATGGGAAAGGACGTAGGTCCTTCAACTTTAACAAAGTCTTTGGGCCGTCTGCAACCCAAG CGGATGTTTTCTCTGATATGCACCCACTGATTCGGTCTGTCCTTGATGGTTACAatgtttgtatttttgcaTATGGCCAAACAGGATCAGGGAAAACTTACACTATG ACTGGACCCAGAGAGCTTATAGAGAAAAGCCAAGGTGTAAATTATAGGGCATTGGGAGACTTGTTTCTGATAGCAGATCAAAGAAAGGACACTTTCAAGTATGATGTTTCTGTTCAGATGATTGAGATCTATAACGAGCAAGTCCGAGATCTTCTTGTTACTGATGGAACTAACAAAAG ATTAGAAATTCGTAATAGTTCTCAGACAGGTCTCAGTGTGCCAGACGCAAATCTTATTCGTGTCTCATCAACATCTGATGTTATTGATCTGATGAACCTTGGACAAAGAAATCGTGTTGTGGGTGCAACTGCCCTAAACGACCGTAGTAGTCGCTCTCACAG TTGCTTGACTGTTCATGTTCAAGGAAGGGATTTGACATCTGGAGCTATTCTTCGTGGCTGTATGCATCTGGTTGATCTTGCAGGGAGTGAGAGGGTAGACAAATCTGAGGTGACCGGAGATAGATTAAAAGAAGCTCAACATATTAACAAGTCACTCTCGGCTTTAGGTGATGTGATTGCTTCCCTTGCCCAAAAGAACTCACATGTCCCTTACAGAAACAGCAAACTAACACAGCTGCTCCAAGATTCACTTG GTGGACAAGCCAAGACACTTATGTTTGTTCACATAAGTCCTGAGCCAGATGCTGTTAGTGAAACAATAAGTACACTTAAATTTGCAGAGCGAGTAGCCACAGTTGAACTTGGTGCTGCCCGGGTAAACAAAGATAGTACAGATGTCAAAGCACTCAAAGAACAG ATTGCTGGTCTTAAGGCAGCACTAGCCAGGAAAGAGGAGGAAGATGAACACAATAAACGCCCAGCCTCTGGTGGCTCCGATAAATATAGGACAAAAGCTAGTGAATTGTCACCTTTTCATTCCAAACATCAGGGTACAGACATGCTAGGCAATCAGATTGGCTGCCGGCAACCAATGGGCAATGTAGCGATCACTGAG TCCCACAACAATTCGGCCTCAAGGCAAAAAAGAGAGAGCTTTGATCTTGATGAGCTACTAGTGAATTCACCTCCCTGGCCCCCAGTTGAAAGTCCTAGCCAGAATTATGGGGAGGATGATAAAGAAATTGGCTCGGGTGAGTGGGTGGATAAGGTTATGGTGAACAAGCAAGAAGCAGCAAGCAGAGCTGGAAATCGTTTAGGATGCTGGGGAGCAGACAATGGGAATTTATCTGATGTTTTCTACCAGAAATATCTCCAGGATTCTTCCAAGGTTTATCCAGAACAGTCGTACAATATGTTCATGGGAAGCAACGGGTTCAATGTCGCTAGTACAGATGACATGGATGATCTTGATGCTGCCACCAGTGACTCTTCAGAGCCAGATTTGCTCTGGCAATTCAATCAGACTAAACTTACTAACATGGGCAATGGCATTGGGTCAAAGACCAAGAAATCTAATGCAAAGCAAGTGAAAAGCCCAGATCTAAG CAAGAGCTTTAATCCTTCTTCTCTAGGCCCTTCACCTTCACGGAAACCTTTGAATGGGGTGCCACATAGGATTGCAAGGCAGCCAGCTCCAGCTGAGATGAAACGCAAAGCTGGGAATAGAAAGTAG
- the LOC117636451 gene encoding uncharacterized protein LOC117636451 isoform X1 — protein MENISNSHRLDSISTAVRRKRSQTFRRPRPDSQPYNELHDQSSLSSATPSDDQSKVSSDENAGCDANSKRKECSLNECMARVSSAIGNGEKPHKNDSKDGEFNSFYNNEPGRNGINNKRSSEGVLAPANWKSTSIMKDGLISESRSADAFDGMNGESPSTRLSGLDGFGNENKVKKVKLKVGGVTRTIQANSAFNGTAEGGSSTKTSRLSDVSRQRQKPNLPQENSDDNHSPSDKKSGLKGIPWKDFSRSGFSLGRDNCSMGRISGKNTSGKEGDRSEPVRKSKRVPKRRVLDGEFGDDEEDDEIRYLEKLKTSKVTAGYREDDEESSKKHRKLSAVSNSDNAGASRSGKDLKKKSRTDRASGDTDYEEDEDSLSDGELEGKRKQKKESVDSLMDGKKEMTLTTRQRALQSSKDVSSSPGSSLIEFPNGLPPAPSRKQKGKLSDVEQQLKKAEAAQRRRMQVEKAARESEAEAIRKILGQDSSRKKREDKIKKRQEELAQEKAANMLTLPSNSIRYVMGPTGTVVIFSNDMGLPSLFDSKPCSYPPPRENCAGPSCTNPYKYRDSKSKLPLCSLKCYKAIQEKMQA, from the exons ATGGAAAACATTAGCAATAGTCATAGATTGGACAGTATCAGCACTGCTGTAAGAAGGAAGAGAAGTCAAACTTTTCGCCGACCTCGACCTGATTCACAGCCATACAATGAACTCCATGATCAGTCATCATTGTCATCAGCGACACCTTCAGATGATCAGAGCAAGGTCTCAAGTGATGAGAATGCAGGTTGTGATGCCAattctaaaagaaaagaatgtaGTCTTAATGAATGTATGGCCAGGGTTTCTTCTGCTATAGGCAACGGCGAAAAACCTCACAAAAATGATAGCAAGGATGGTGAATTTAATTCATTTTACAATAATGAGCCAGGACGAAATGGGATCAATAACAAAAGGTCTAGCGAAGGTGTCCTTGCTCCCGCTAATTGGAAAAGCACAAGCATAATGAAGGATGGTTTGATATCAGAGTCAAGAAGTGCTGATGCATTTGACGGGATGAATGGTGAAAGTCCAAGTACTAGGTTGTCAGGATTAGATGGATTTGGAAATGAGAACAAGGTAAAAAAGGTTAAGCTCAAGGTTGGTGGTGTCACGCGTACAATTCAGGCCAACTCTGCATTCAATGGTACAGCAGAGGGTGGGTCTTCTACGAAGACTTCTCGATTGTCAGATGTCTCTAGACAGCGGCAGAAGCCAAATCTTCCG CAGGAAAATTCAGATGATAATCATTCCCCTTCAGATAAGAAGAGCGGCTTAAAAGGAATTCCGTGGAAGGATTTTTCGAGAAGTGGTTTCAGTCTTGGGAGGGATAATTGTTCGATGGGCAGGATATCGGGAAAAAACACCTCTGGAAAGGAAGGAGATAGATCTGAACCAGTTCGTAAGAGCAAGCGGGTGCCTAAGAGGCGTGTTCTTGATGGAGAATTTggagatgatgaagaggatgaCGAGATTCGGTATCTGGAGAAACTCAAGACATCGAAGGTTACTGCAGGGTATAGAGAAGATGACGAAGAGTCTAGCAAGAAACATAGAAAACTTTCTGCAGTTTCTAATAGTGATAATGCTGGTGCATCAAGGTCGGGAAAAGACCTTAAGAAGAAGTCGAGAACAGATAGAGCATCTGGAGACACTGATtatgaggaagatgaagattcATTATCTGATGGTGAGCTTGAAGGTAAAAGGAAACAGAAGAAGGAATCTGTTGACTCTTTGATGGATGGTAAGAAGGAAATGACTCTCACAACTCGTCAACGGGCCCTTCAGTCAAGCAAAGATGTCTCTTCATCCCCTGGTTCAAGCTTAATTGAGTTTCCAAATGGATTACCACCTGCACCGTCTAGAA AACAAAAGGGGAAACTTTCGGATGTGGAGCAGCAACTGAAGAAAGCTGAGGCTGCTCAGAGACGCAGAATGCAAGTTGAGAAGGCTGCTAGGGAATCAGAG GCTGAGGCTATTAGAAAGATACTTGGTCAAGATTCCAGCAGGAAGAAGCGCGAAGACAAGATAAAGAAGCGCCAAGAAGAATTGGCACAG GAGAAGGCTGCTAACATGTTGACACTTCCATCAAACTCCATCAGATACGTGATGGGGCCAACGGGGACTGTAGTGATATTCTCTAATGATATGGGTCTTCCCAGTTTATTTGACTCTAAACCCTGCAG TTATCCTCCTCCGCGTGAGAATTGTGCGGGTCCATCATGTACCAACCCGTACAAGTATAGGGATTCTAAGTCAAAGCTTCCTCTTTGCAGTCTTAAGTGCTACAAGGCAATCCAGGAAAAGATGCAAGCATGA
- the LOC117636451 gene encoding uncharacterized protein LOC117636451 isoform X2, producing MENISNSHRLDSISTAVRRKRSQTFRRPRPDSQPYNELHDQSSLSSATPSDDQSKVSSDENAGCDANSKRKECSLNECMARVSSAIGNGEKPHKNDSKDGEFNSFYNNEPGRNGINNKRSSEGVLAPANWKSTSIMKDGLISESRSADAFDGMNGESPSTRLSGLDGFGNENKVKKVKLKVGGVTRTIQANSAFNGTAEGGSSTKTSRLSDVSRQRQKPNLPENSDDNHSPSDKKSGLKGIPWKDFSRSGFSLGRDNCSMGRISGKNTSGKEGDRSEPVRKSKRVPKRRVLDGEFGDDEEDDEIRYLEKLKTSKVTAGYREDDEESSKKHRKLSAVSNSDNAGASRSGKDLKKKSRTDRASGDTDYEEDEDSLSDGELEGKRKQKKESVDSLMDGKKEMTLTTRQRALQSSKDVSSSPGSSLIEFPNGLPPAPSRKQKGKLSDVEQQLKKAEAAQRRRMQVEKAARESEAEAIRKILGQDSSRKKREDKIKKRQEELAQEKAANMLTLPSNSIRYVMGPTGTVVIFSNDMGLPSLFDSKPCSYPPPRENCAGPSCTNPYKYRDSKSKLPLCSLKCYKAIQEKMQA from the exons ATGGAAAACATTAGCAATAGTCATAGATTGGACAGTATCAGCACTGCTGTAAGAAGGAAGAGAAGTCAAACTTTTCGCCGACCTCGACCTGATTCACAGCCATACAATGAACTCCATGATCAGTCATCATTGTCATCAGCGACACCTTCAGATGATCAGAGCAAGGTCTCAAGTGATGAGAATGCAGGTTGTGATGCCAattctaaaagaaaagaatgtaGTCTTAATGAATGTATGGCCAGGGTTTCTTCTGCTATAGGCAACGGCGAAAAACCTCACAAAAATGATAGCAAGGATGGTGAATTTAATTCATTTTACAATAATGAGCCAGGACGAAATGGGATCAATAACAAAAGGTCTAGCGAAGGTGTCCTTGCTCCCGCTAATTGGAAAAGCACAAGCATAATGAAGGATGGTTTGATATCAGAGTCAAGAAGTGCTGATGCATTTGACGGGATGAATGGTGAAAGTCCAAGTACTAGGTTGTCAGGATTAGATGGATTTGGAAATGAGAACAAGGTAAAAAAGGTTAAGCTCAAGGTTGGTGGTGTCACGCGTACAATTCAGGCCAACTCTGCATTCAATGGTACAGCAGAGGGTGGGTCTTCTACGAAGACTTCTCGATTGTCAGATGTCTCTAGACAGCGGCAGAAGCCAAATCTTCCG GAAAATTCAGATGATAATCATTCCCCTTCAGATAAGAAGAGCGGCTTAAAAGGAATTCCGTGGAAGGATTTTTCGAGAAGTGGTTTCAGTCTTGGGAGGGATAATTGTTCGATGGGCAGGATATCGGGAAAAAACACCTCTGGAAAGGAAGGAGATAGATCTGAACCAGTTCGTAAGAGCAAGCGGGTGCCTAAGAGGCGTGTTCTTGATGGAGAATTTggagatgatgaagaggatgaCGAGATTCGGTATCTGGAGAAACTCAAGACATCGAAGGTTACTGCAGGGTATAGAGAAGATGACGAAGAGTCTAGCAAGAAACATAGAAAACTTTCTGCAGTTTCTAATAGTGATAATGCTGGTGCATCAAGGTCGGGAAAAGACCTTAAGAAGAAGTCGAGAACAGATAGAGCATCTGGAGACACTGATtatgaggaagatgaagattcATTATCTGATGGTGAGCTTGAAGGTAAAAGGAAACAGAAGAAGGAATCTGTTGACTCTTTGATGGATGGTAAGAAGGAAATGACTCTCACAACTCGTCAACGGGCCCTTCAGTCAAGCAAAGATGTCTCTTCATCCCCTGGTTCAAGCTTAATTGAGTTTCCAAATGGATTACCACCTGCACCGTCTAGAA AACAAAAGGGGAAACTTTCGGATGTGGAGCAGCAACTGAAGAAAGCTGAGGCTGCTCAGAGACGCAGAATGCAAGTTGAGAAGGCTGCTAGGGAATCAGAG GCTGAGGCTATTAGAAAGATACTTGGTCAAGATTCCAGCAGGAAGAAGCGCGAAGACAAGATAAAGAAGCGCCAAGAAGAATTGGCACAG GAGAAGGCTGCTAACATGTTGACACTTCCATCAAACTCCATCAGATACGTGATGGGGCCAACGGGGACTGTAGTGATATTCTCTAATGATATGGGTCTTCCCAGTTTATTTGACTCTAAACCCTGCAG TTATCCTCCTCCGCGTGAGAATTGTGCGGGTCCATCATGTACCAACCCGTACAAGTATAGGGATTCTAAGTCAAAGCTTCCTCTTTGCAGTCTTAAGTGCTACAAGGCAATCCAGGAAAAGATGCAAGCATGA